One Rissa tridactyla isolate bRisTri1 chromosome 4, bRisTri1.patW.cur.20221130, whole genome shotgun sequence DNA window includes the following coding sequences:
- the GPHB5 gene encoding glycoprotein hormone beta-5 yields the protein MKLHCVILGALLLSLLAGCGSTLKTSAIDLRTFIGCAVREFTFLAKKPGCRGLRVTTDACWGRCETWEKPVLQPPYTEFYHRVCTYNETKMMTVKLPKCAPDVDPFYTYPVAIRCDCDICSTATTECETA from the exons ATGAAGCTCCACTGTGTGATCCTGGGCGCTCTGCTTCTCTCGCTGCTGGCTGGCTGCGGCAGCACACTCAAGACCTCCGCCATCGACCTGCGCACCTTCATCGGCTGCGCTGTGCGTGAGTTCACCTTCCTGGCCAAGAAACCCGGCTGCAGGGGGCTGCGGGTGACAACGGACGCGTGCTGGGGACGCTGCGAGACTTGGGAG AAGCCCGTGCTGCAACCACCTTACACCGAATTTTACCACCGTGTTTGCACCTACAACGAGACCAAGATGATGACGGTGAAGCTGCCCAAGTGTGCCCCCGATGTGGATCCCTTCTACACGTACCCAGTGGCCATCCGCTGCGACTGTGACATCTGCTCCACAGCCACGACCGAATGCGAGACTGCCTGA